In a genomic window of Branchiostoma floridae strain S238N-H82 chromosome 19, Bfl_VNyyK, whole genome shotgun sequence:
- the LOC118406445 gene encoding pleckstrin homology domain-containing family F member 1-like has product MGLCHASSTTGVSAAKLPGGNTAPQQPGAGPGTEGQAGQYDWQPDDEANLCQRCLQTRFTLLERRHHCRNCGRVVCGDCSKRKEILHHKPVRVCNVCAENLQNIRLPADTDGGDGSDSEEEEEDERTRMRMCALE; this is encoded by the exons TGTCAGCGGCGAAACTACCGGGAGGGAACACGGCACCGCAGCAGCCCGGAGCCGGCCCGGGGACGGAGGGACAGGCGGGGCAGTACGACTGGCAGCCGGACGACGAGGCAAACCTGTGCCAACGGTGTCTTCAGACAAGGTTTACATTGTTAGAGAGAAGG CACCACTGCCGGAACTGTGGTAGAGTGGTCTGTGGTGACTGCTCCAAACGGAAGGAGATTCTGCACCACAAGCCTGTGCGCGTCTGTAACGTCTGCGCAGAGAACCTACAGAACATCAGACTACCGGCGGACACTGACGGTGGGGACGGCTCCGACTcggaggaagaggaagaggatgAGAGAACACGGATGAGGATGTGTGCATTGGAGTAG
- the LOC118406444 gene encoding rab-like protein 2B isoform X1 — protein sequence MADLRASVPEYDKEDGEYKVKVICLGDSAVGKSKLVERFLMDGYQPQQLSTYALTLFRYQTEVGGKDVCVDFWDTAGQERFNNMHPSYYYQAHCCILVFDVTRKVTYKNLPNWFKELRQYRPEIPCLVCANKIDDVDYKVTQKSFNFAKKHQLPFYFVSASDGTNVVKMFREAIQSAVGYKENTTDFTDLVMRELENLDDLSLSNDVDSGVDTAGNSAETHTDEADEEQAEGATGTT from the exons atggcggatttgaGAGCTTCAGTGCCGGAATACGACAAAGAAGACGGCGAATATAAGGTCAAAGTCATCTGTCTGGGCGACAGCGCCGTAGGCAAGTCCAA ATTGGTGGAGAGATTTCTCATGGATGGATA CCAACCACAGCAACTCTCGACGTACGCGCTAACGTTATTCCGGTATCAGACGGAAGTGGGTGGTAAGGACGTGTGCGTAG ATTTCTGGGATACGGCAGGGCAAGAGAGGTTCAACAACATGCATCCATCCTACTACTACCAGGCACACTGCTGTATACTG GTGTTCGACGTGACGAGAAAAGTAACATACAAAAACCTGCCCAACTGGTTCAAAGAGCTGCGACAGTACCGACCAGAGATACCCTGCCTCGTCTGTGCAAATAAAATAGACG ATG tgGACTACAAAGTCACACAGAAAAGTTTTAACTTTGCAAAGAAACACCAGCTACCTTTCTACTTTGTGTCAGCCTCTGATGGAACAAACGTTGTCAAG ATGTTCAGAGAGGCCATCCAGTCAGCAGTAGGGTACAAAGAGAACACGACAGACTTCACAGACCTGGTCATGAGAGAGTTGGAG AACTTGGACGACCTGAGTTTATCCAACGACGTTGACAGCGGCGTGGACACGGCGGGAAACTCGGCAGAAACACACACGGACGAGGCTGACGAGGAACAAGCGGAGGGTGCGACGGGAACCACGTGA
- the LOC118406444 gene encoding rab-like protein 2A isoform X2 yields MADLRASVPEYDKEDGEYKVKVICLGDSAVGKSKLVERFLMDGYQPQQLSTYALTLFRYQTEVGGKDVCVDFWDTAGQERFNNMHPSYYYQAHCCILVFDVTRKVTYKNLPNWFKELRQYRPEIPCLVCANKIDVDYKVTQKSFNFAKKHQLPFYFVSASDGTNVVKMFREAIQSAVGYKENTTDFTDLVMRELENLDDLSLSNDVDSGVDTAGNSAETHTDEADEEQAEGATGTT; encoded by the exons atggcggatttgaGAGCTTCAGTGCCGGAATACGACAAAGAAGACGGCGAATATAAGGTCAAAGTCATCTGTCTGGGCGACAGCGCCGTAGGCAAGTCCAA ATTGGTGGAGAGATTTCTCATGGATGGATA CCAACCACAGCAACTCTCGACGTACGCGCTAACGTTATTCCGGTATCAGACGGAAGTGGGTGGTAAGGACGTGTGCGTAG ATTTCTGGGATACGGCAGGGCAAGAGAGGTTCAACAACATGCATCCATCCTACTACTACCAGGCACACTGCTGTATACTG GTGTTCGACGTGACGAGAAAAGTAACATACAAAAACCTGCCCAACTGGTTCAAAGAGCTGCGACAGTACCGACCAGAGATACCCTGCCTCGTCTGTGCAAATAAAATAGACG tgGACTACAAAGTCACACAGAAAAGTTTTAACTTTGCAAAGAAACACCAGCTACCTTTCTACTTTGTGTCAGCCTCTGATGGAACAAACGTTGTCAAG ATGTTCAGAGAGGCCATCCAGTCAGCAGTAGGGTACAAAGAGAACACGACAGACTTCACAGACCTGGTCATGAGAGAGTTGGAG AACTTGGACGACCTGAGTTTATCCAACGACGTTGACAGCGGCGTGGACACGGCGGGAAACTCGGCAGAAACACACACGGACGAGGCTGACGAGGAACAAGCGGAGGGTGCGACGGGAACCACGTGA